A region from the Desulfoglaeba alkanexedens ALDC genome encodes:
- a CDS encoding response regulator transcription factor, which translates to MTRILIVDDNETLTGLLKEMLETERIYRVKTAVNGEHGYAAFLQFKPHILITDIEMPVKNGLEMVKEIRAHHPRVRTIYMSADLNRYRALLEEEKMKYHADFLGKPFSCSGVIGLLNEYQKEWR; encoded by the coding sequence ATGACCAGGATATTAATCGTTGATGATAATGAAACCTTAACCGGTCTCCTGAAGGAAATGTTAGAGACAGAAAGAATCTATCGTGTGAAGACGGCCGTGAATGGCGAGCATGGCTATGCCGCCTTCCTCCAGTTCAAACCGCATATCCTCATTACCGATATCGAAATGCCGGTGAAAAACGGCCTCGAAATGGTAAAGGAGATCCGGGCACATCATCCCAGGGTAAGAACGATCTATATGAGCGCTGACCTGAACCGGTATCGAGCCCTCCTTGAAGAGGAGAAAATGAAATACCATGCGGATTTCTTGGGAAAGCCCTTCTCTTGTTCTGGGGTGATAGGATTGCTTAATGAATACCAGAAAGAATGGAGGTAA
- a CDS encoding DUF2914 domain-containing protein, producing the protein MSLEALPHPGAEPLPEAVTDFQILSSCPQIRLKVNPSRWATYSLIRLRETDKGPWRVEISDERNNLLGTVRFSITD; encoded by the coding sequence ATGAGTCTTGAGGCTCTGCCTCATCCTGGGGCAGAACCTCTGCCGGAAGCTGTCACCGATTTCCAGATTCTATCGAGCTGTCCTCAGATCCGCCTCAAAGTGAATCCTTCGCGGTGGGCTACCTACAGCCTGATTCGGCTCCGGGAAACCGACAAGGGACCCTGGCGCGTGGAAATTTCGGATGAACGCAACAACCTGTTGGGCACCGTACGTTTCAGCATAACGGATTGA
- a CDS encoding diadenylate cyclase — MSQFWAFIGSIRWQDLVDITFNSYVLFRLYVLFRNTNAFRILAGIASVWLVQEMAASLGLILTSWALQAITAAAAIIIIVVFRNEIRSVLQARNFKAFFWGSPLRETPTPIETIVDTVFQMGKKRIGALIVIPGKEDLRELVHGGIPWNGTVSPEMLMSIFWPNNPVHDGAIVIQGNRVVEVGVLLPLSQRQDLPTFYGTRHRAAGGLAERTDALVIAVSEERGRVTVAKDNWIKPVLQPEDLAHLLQEHLNISKDDGGDKQRRERTRLVVAALLSFIVMTGIWFGFTRSRDTLIALSVPIEYVNRPFQYQILETSVTEVHLQLHGSSALLKSLKPEQVAVRVSLAKAEEGRNVFPITQENIILPPGVFLHSVNPATVEVVLDTPASKVVPVQVDWTGRLPEGLILSEMAVEPEKVEVMGGKTLLENIHTLYTAPVRLDNLSRSGTLSAGIILSPSSLKLAPGTSDTVTIRYIVSEEQ; from the coding sequence ATGTCTCAGTTTTGGGCCTTCATCGGAAGCATCCGCTGGCAGGACCTGGTCGATATCACATTCAACAGCTACGTACTTTTCCGCCTGTACGTCCTGTTTCGGAACACCAACGCCTTCCGGATCCTGGCGGGCATCGCATCGGTGTGGCTCGTCCAGGAAATGGCCGCATCCCTGGGACTCATCCTGACCAGCTGGGCACTCCAGGCCATCACAGCCGCAGCCGCCATCATCATTATCGTGGTTTTCCGAAATGAAATCCGTTCGGTGCTCCAGGCCCGTAATTTCAAAGCCTTCTTCTGGGGTTCGCCGCTGCGCGAAACACCCACGCCCATTGAAACCATAGTCGACACGGTTTTTCAAATGGGCAAGAAGCGCATCGGGGCACTCATCGTCATTCCGGGAAAAGAAGACCTGCGGGAACTGGTCCACGGGGGCATCCCCTGGAACGGCACGGTTTCTCCCGAAATGCTCATGAGCATTTTCTGGCCCAATAATCCGGTCCACGACGGAGCCATTGTCATCCAGGGAAACCGGGTGGTTGAAGTGGGTGTTCTCCTGCCGCTTTCCCAGCGCCAGGACCTTCCCACCTTTTACGGGACCCGGCATCGTGCGGCCGGCGGCCTGGCCGAACGGACCGACGCGCTGGTCATCGCCGTTTCCGAAGAACGGGGACGTGTGACGGTGGCCAAGGACAATTGGATCAAACCCGTACTGCAACCGGAAGATCTCGCCCATCTTCTACAGGAACACCTGAATATTTCCAAAGACGATGGAGGAGACAAACAGCGCAGAGAACGAACCCGACTCGTTGTGGCCGCGCTGCTTTCGTTCATCGTCATGACGGGCATCTGGTTCGGATTCACCAGGAGCCGCGACACTCTGATCGCACTGAGCGTGCCCATCGAATACGTGAATCGTCCGTTTCAGTACCAGATCCTTGAGACGTCGGTCACGGAAGTCCACCTACAACTACATGGATCAAGTGCTCTGCTCAAGTCGCTCAAACCCGAACAGGTGGCCGTGAGGGTCAGCCTAGCCAAGGCGGAAGAAGGGCGGAACGTGTTCCCGATCACCCAGGAGAACATCATTCTGCCGCCGGGGGTCTTCCTCCACTCCGTCAATCCCGCCACCGTTGAAGTAGTATTGGACACGCCCGCATCGAAGGTGGTCCCCGTTCAGGTGGATTGGACGGGGCGGCTTCCGGAAGGATTGATCCTCTCCGAAATGGCTGTCGAACCCGAAAAGGTGGAAGTCATGGGCGGAAAGACGCTGCTCGAAAACATTCACACCCTTTATACGGCCCCCGTCCGACTGGACAACCTGTCTCGCTCCGGCACCCTGAGCGCCGGGATCATCCTTTCACCTTCGTCCCTGAAGCTCGCACCGGGCACCAGCGACACAGTTACCATCCGCTACATCGTCTCCGAGGAGCAGTAA
- a CDS encoding AIR synthase-related protein, protein MTFQPCPPTSLNIPRILPQTCQAVIRSDSCPVPPIFRFLQEKGNISEEEMFHVFNCGIGYVLVAKEEHSEEVAGRLTGMGYPSYATGEIVARQPGAPQIRMA, encoded by the coding sequence ATGACCTTCCAGCCCTGCCCTCCCACCAGCTTGAACATCCCACGGATTTTGCCGCAAACCTGCCAGGCCGTCATCCGGAGCGATTCCTGCCCGGTTCCGCCCATTTTCCGGTTTCTCCAGGAAAAGGGGAACATCTCCGAAGAAGAAATGTTTCACGTCTTCAACTGCGGCATCGGATACGTCCTGGTGGCCAAGGAAGAGCACTCGGAGGAAGTGGCGGGAAGGCTCACCGGCATGGGTTATCCGTCTTACGCGACTGGAGAAATCGTCGCCAGGCAACCGGGGGCCCCACAGATCCGGATGGCCTGA
- a CDS encoding DUF2325 domain-containing protein, translated as MTPRNIRPPIPETARAGHAPPPIPVPANGTSQLQAEVHRLEREKQHLEIKYFELRSQNAQLAEDVRDLMTQLATLLARRQRCRRDELPQETPAPVCPRRILIVGGMTKLQHLYRDLVAAAGGELDYHDGYLRQSTDNLQARIARSDLVICPVNCNSHNACKRVKGVCKRLKKPLQLLPSASLSAIAAALHGSASPDDATLPPGRQDTAN; from the coding sequence ATGACGCCGCGGAACATCCGCCCACCCATTCCGGAAACGGCTCGGGCGGGTCATGCGCCGCCGCCGATCCCCGTCCCCGCCAACGGCACCAGCCAGCTCCAGGCGGAAGTACACCGCCTGGAGCGTGAAAAGCAACACCTGGAAATTAAATACTTCGAGCTTCGGTCCCAAAACGCCCAATTGGCCGAAGATGTACGGGATCTCATGACCCAACTCGCCACCCTCCTGGCGCGCCGTCAGCGTTGCCGACGGGACGAACTACCGCAGGAGACGCCCGCCCCGGTATGCCCTCGGCGGATCCTGATCGTGGGCGGCATGACCAAATTGCAGCATCTTTATCGAGACTTGGTGGCAGCCGCCGGCGGGGAGTTGGATTACCACGACGGATACCTGCGCCAGAGTACCGACAATCTCCAGGCGCGCATCGCCCGCAGCGATCTGGTGATCTGTCCGGTCAACTGCAACAGTCACAACGCCTGCAAGCGGGTCAAGGGCGTCTGCAAGCGGCTCAAAAAACCGTTGCAGCTGCTTCCATCGGCCAGCCTGAGCGCCATTGCCGCCGCCTTGCACGGCTCGGCCTCTCCGGACGACGCTACGCTGCCGCCTGGTCGTCAAGACACTGCCAATTGA
- a CDS encoding STAS domain-containing protein, which translates to MSTTFKLATEHRGDALFIFLTGDFDGDSAWQLIHALTRASADIRRITVDTHRIRRVKPFGAALFGNLLKGKLIHGGRIYFDAIPAARAKAEGHRLLSAAGQYGISGGRMPQHGFHSIRRQGRKRQ; encoded by the coding sequence ATGAGCACAACCTTCAAACTGGCGACCGAACATCGTGGAGACGCGCTTTTCATCTTTCTGACAGGCGACTTTGACGGCGATTCCGCCTGGCAGCTGATTCATGCCCTAACCCGGGCGAGCGCCGATATCCGCCGGATCACCGTTGACACGCATCGCATTCGCCGGGTGAAGCCGTTCGGCGCCGCCTTGTTCGGCAACTTGCTCAAGGGTAAACTGATTCACGGCGGCCGAATCTATTTTGACGCCATCCCGGCCGCCAGAGCCAAGGCGGAAGGCCACCGGCTCTTAAGCGCCGCTGGGCAATACGGTATCAGCGGCGGGCGGATGCCGCAGCACGGCTTCCATTCGATACGTCGGCAAGGAAGGAAACGCCAGTGA
- a CDS encoding metal-dependent transcriptional regulator, with amino-acid sequence MDPSKSGGGRSPGPLTSVMEDYLEAIFDLDQAQKVVRVKDIARRMGVKMPTVTSMLKTLHDRGLVQYRKYEYVDLTAAGRRVGKEMRRRHGLLANFLTGILKVDPATADEEACRMEHSLSTDTLERLTDFMHFVCDCPRAGANWLERFEEYRRRGSPPEDCPERSAVFSAQLKQRINREDPKDVNDIQS; translated from the coding sequence ATGGATCCATCCAAATCCGGCGGTGGACGTTCCCCCGGACCGCTGACTTCCGTGATGGAAGACTACCTGGAGGCGATTTTCGACCTGGACCAAGCGCAGAAGGTGGTGAGAGTCAAGGACATCGCCCGCCGCATGGGGGTCAAGATGCCCACCGTGACCAGTATGCTTAAGACGCTGCATGATCGGGGACTGGTCCAGTACCGCAAGTATGAATACGTCGACCTCACCGCCGCGGGCCGGCGGGTGGGCAAGGAAATGCGCCGCCGTCACGGGCTGCTCGCCAACTTCCTCACCGGAATCCTCAAGGTCGACCCGGCCACCGCGGACGAAGAAGCCTGCCGCATGGAGCACAGCCTGAGTACCGACACGTTGGAAAGGCTGACCGACTTCATGCACTTCGTGTGCGACTGCCCCCGTGCCGGGGCCAACTGGCTCGAGCGTTTCGAGGAGTATCGCCGCCGGGGATCTCCGCCCGAGGACTGTCCCGAGCGGTCCGCCGTTTTCTCCGCTCAGTTGAAACAGCGTATAAACCGGGAAGATCCGAAAGACGTCAACGACATTCAATCGTGA
- a CDS encoding helix-turn-helix transcriptional regulator gives MEQIPMQRGMKENIEKKTVWNWPGGGVALRVFRKTESRRSDNDAGYPAGTCRMVFCIQGCLLLCPSDDDSPTGYRITPDQAVLFYHPRPHAPQDDTSQCARMLSIHFSARPLLEWLGDTDLERRLKRAVEANRPLRVMKYLNAETVAALARAVAFIEGGCGPSLQAMIGLLELVWRFAGSPDLTVASGVRDSDRHALAGVCATLERNLDRPPSLKALAAQAGMSVSKLKLLFPQVYGITPYAYLRRLRMHKAYTLLTTSGMNVTEVALEVGYSSLSHFSRTFAECYGVFPSRLRLSKPSAESDSMKPDRHPAEFYSFSEKIISHSAARE, from the coding sequence TTGGAGCAGATTCCCATGCAACGCGGGATGAAAGAGAACATCGAAAAGAAAACGGTCTGGAACTGGCCGGGCGGCGGAGTGGCCCTGCGTGTCTTCAGAAAAACCGAAAGCAGGCGATCCGATAACGACGCCGGCTATCCCGCCGGGACTTGTCGCATGGTCTTTTGCATCCAGGGATGCCTCCTGCTTTGTCCAAGCGACGATGACAGTCCGACAGGATACCGAATCACTCCGGATCAAGCTGTTTTGTTCTACCATCCCCGACCACATGCGCCGCAGGATGATACTTCCCAATGTGCTCGGATGCTGTCAATTCATTTTTCAGCGCGGCCCTTGCTTGAGTGGCTGGGCGACACCGATTTGGAAAGGCGGTTGAAGCGCGCCGTCGAAGCAAACCGGCCCCTGCGCGTGATGAAATATCTCAACGCCGAGACGGTCGCGGCATTGGCGCGGGCCGTTGCTTTCATCGAGGGCGGCTGCGGCCCGAGTCTGCAGGCGATGATTGGCTTGTTGGAATTGGTCTGGCGGTTTGCCGGCAGCCCCGATCTGACAGTCGCCTCCGGCGTCCGCGATTCCGACCGGCACGCGCTGGCCGGAGTGTGCGCCACCTTGGAGCGCAACCTCGATCGTCCCCCGTCGCTCAAGGCGCTCGCCGCCCAGGCCGGTATGAGTGTCTCCAAACTCAAACTTCTCTTCCCGCAAGTCTACGGTATAACGCCTTACGCCTATCTGCGCCGCTTGCGCATGCATAAGGCTTACACCCTGCTGACGACCAGCGGCATGAACGTCACCGAAGTCGCCCTGGAGGTGGGTTACAGCAGTCTGAGCCATTTTTCCCGAACTTTCGCCGAGTGCTACGGGGTGTTCCCCTCGCGGTTAAGGCTGTCGAAACCTTCAGCGGAAAGCGACTCAATGAAACCCGACCGGCATCCAGCTGAATTCTATAGCTTTTCAGAAAAAATAATTTCGCATTCGGCCGCGAGGGAATGA
- a CDS encoding ABC transporter substrate-binding protein, which produces MHVKRHPQSYRKSLSRSAALCGLVAALVALSTHSAMAGCAAPALERSSLVVIGDPIAAVCYRLGVAPLAWVGRRSLMENGDVLAAASETLGCPNAFCGPRQEMALKRIVELAPEKLLITPPDCKYRPDLSYEKPLKLLKEAGFQPVFIDFAGGPEPAVRRIAAALDRAEEGERLVQTYEKGMRRARNFMARVPAGLRLAVVAGTFQEATGKSFLRLEAAGGYSDDFLLKPLRAVNVAADITGPDVKIEKGHIALRSLEKVLEARPDAIAVTGDPLPVFRAMAETLAHRPDLATVPAARQFAVYPLPFYAGTDPLAYPEVLTRWALALAPFEPAK; this is translated from the coding sequence ATGCACGTAAAAAGACATCCTCAGTCGTACCGAAAATCCCTGTCGCGCTCGGCGGCCCTGTGCGGGTTGGTCGCAGCGCTCGTCGCGCTGTCAACCCATTCGGCCATGGCCGGGTGCGCCGCGCCGGCCTTGGAACGGTCGTCGCTGGTGGTGATCGGCGATCCAATCGCCGCCGTCTGCTACCGGCTGGGCGTGGCGCCGCTGGCCTGGGTGGGGCGCCGCTCGCTGATGGAAAACGGCGACGTGCTGGCCGCCGCCTCCGAAACTCTCGGCTGTCCCAATGCCTTCTGCGGTCCGCGGCAGGAGATGGCCCTGAAGCGGATCGTCGAACTGGCGCCCGAAAAACTCCTCATCACTCCGCCCGACTGCAAGTACCGGCCTGACCTGTCCTATGAAAAACCGCTGAAGCTGCTCAAGGAAGCCGGTTTTCAACCGGTATTCATCGATTTTGCCGGCGGACCGGAGCCGGCGGTGCGGCGGATCGCGGCGGCCCTCGATCGCGCCGAAGAAGGCGAGCGGCTGGTCCAGACCTACGAGAAGGGCATGCGGCGCGCCCGGAATTTCATGGCCCGGGTTCCGGCCGGCCTGCGCCTGGCGGTGGTTGCGGGGACCTTCCAGGAGGCCACGGGCAAGTCCTTTCTACGCCTTGAGGCGGCCGGCGGTTATTCGGACGATTTTCTGCTCAAGCCGCTCAGGGCGGTCAACGTGGCCGCCGATATCACGGGCCCAGACGTGAAAATCGAAAAGGGGCACATCGCCTTGCGCAGTCTGGAAAAGGTGCTGGAAGCCCGTCCGGACGCCATCGCCGTGACCGGGGACCCGCTGCCTGTTTTCCGGGCCATGGCCGAAACGCTGGCCCATCGTCCGGACTTGGCCACGGTGCCGGCGGCCAGGCAGTTCGCCGTTTATCCACTGCCATTCTACGCCGGAACCGATCCGTTGGCCTACCCCGAGGTGTTGACCCGCTGGGCGCTGGCCCTGGCGCCGTTTGAACCCGCCAAATGA
- a CDS encoding DUF3450 domain-containing protein: MTLRRIQVKRVCSVGLLFGLLLVPRPVGAAETGDRVRQTVEQTIDVMQKAQQQEDAWAGQRADLLARFQSLQAEKKRLERTREGLEQRLAFEEKALLEGRRKAEGARWIEHELQGYLESVVARLEEFIRKDLPFLPAERSQRIASVKECLMRPDSGVAEKYRRVMEALQIEADYGRSAEVVQDRVVIDGKPLMVDILRLGRIAVFWRTPDGSRAGHFDPATGEYEPLDSRYHREIEKAMQIARRERTTDLVRLPLGRIVVQ, translated from the coding sequence ATGACGCTCCGCCGCATCCAAGTCAAGAGGGTTTGCTCCGTCGGCCTTCTGTTCGGTCTGCTGTTGGTTCCGCGGCCGGTCGGGGCCGCCGAAACCGGGGACCGGGTCCGGCAGACCGTCGAGCAAACCATTGATGTCATGCAAAAAGCGCAGCAGCAGGAAGACGCCTGGGCCGGACAGAGGGCCGACCTGCTGGCCCGGTTTCAATCCCTGCAAGCCGAAAAGAAGCGCCTCGAGCGCACCCGCGAAGGGCTGGAACAGCGCCTTGCCTTCGAAGAAAAGGCGTTGCTCGAGGGCCGGCGAAAAGCCGAAGGCGCGCGATGGATCGAACACGAGCTGCAGGGTTATCTCGAATCCGTCGTGGCGCGCCTGGAGGAATTCATCCGGAAAGACCTGCCCTTTCTGCCGGCGGAAAGATCGCAGCGCATCGCATCCGTGAAGGAATGCCTCATGCGGCCGGATTCCGGCGTCGCGGAAAAGTACCGCCGGGTCATGGAGGCGCTGCAGATCGAGGCCGATTACGGCCGCAGCGCCGAGGTGGTTCAGGACCGTGTGGTCATCGACGGCAAGCCGCTGATGGTGGATATCCTGAGGCTGGGGCGGATCGCCGTCTTCTGGCGCACCCCGGACGGAAGCCGGGCGGGCCATTTCGATCCGGCCACGGGAGAATATGAACCGCTGGATTCCCGATACCATCGCGAAATCGAGAAAGCGATGCAGATCGCACGCCGGGAGCGCACCACGGATCTGGTCCGGCTGCCGCTGGGGAGGATTGTCGTCCAATGA
- a CDS encoding DUF3450 family protein — MNGQNGGATKRARGCKASSVRRYAVAGTLALVGLWLCTGPVAAEDMRAALQKAKARYEAALAEARESQKRITEDRRLLEREVALLEGQVAALKADIDAGNARIEALARERAAFSERQSEDESALRELTGSMRVVARDLETTLAQSLLTALAPQRLDALKSMLDKDHFPGLDDAKIMSDLLFEEMAFSGEVALRKGSFIGRNGNETQGDILTIGKFTAAYRADAEVGFLNYSEENHRFFALSSLPPWSIGRNLKAYMQGDTDEVTLDISDGAALKQITHTNTLMDQIRSGGLLVWPILAIGVFAILIAVERVFFLKGVHDNTDGVMGRVNDLAMQGRWEECDAVVKQKKGRPVYDVLEAGLCARGEDRETLESILQEAILKELPRLERFLPMLNMMGAIAPLLGLLGTVTGMITTFHVITLYGTGDPRMLSGGISEALVTTMLGLSVAIPIMLTHTFLSRRVEHVVGDMEEKAVALTNIIYRQTVVAERRAVSCGVPN, encoded by the coding sequence ATGAACGGACAAAACGGTGGGGCGACGAAACGCGCCAGGGGATGCAAGGCATCAAGCGTCCGGCGTTACGCTGTAGCGGGAACGCTGGCGCTGGTGGGCCTGTGGCTTTGCACCGGACCGGTTGCGGCTGAGGACATGCGCGCCGCCTTGCAAAAGGCCAAGGCGCGCTACGAGGCCGCCCTGGCGGAAGCCCGCGAGAGCCAGAAACGCATCACCGAGGACCGCCGGCTCCTCGAGCGGGAAGTCGCGCTTCTGGAGGGCCAGGTCGCCGCGCTCAAGGCGGACATCGACGCCGGCAACGCCCGCATCGAGGCCCTGGCCCGGGAGCGGGCGGCGTTTTCCGAGCGGCAGTCGGAAGATGAATCGGCCCTGCGGGAACTGACCGGCTCCATGCGGGTGGTGGCCCGCGACCTGGAAACCACCCTGGCCCAGTCGCTGCTGACCGCTCTGGCACCGCAACGCCTCGACGCTTTGAAGTCGATGCTGGACAAGGACCATTTCCCGGGTCTCGACGATGCGAAAATCATGAGCGATCTGCTCTTCGAGGAAATGGCCTTTTCCGGCGAGGTGGCGCTGCGCAAGGGAAGTTTCATCGGTCGCAACGGCAACGAAACGCAGGGCGATATCTTGACCATCGGTAAGTTCACGGCGGCCTACAGGGCTGATGCGGAGGTGGGCTTTCTGAACTATTCGGAAGAAAACCACCGGTTTTTCGCGCTTTCGTCGCTCCCGCCATGGTCGATCGGCCGCAATCTCAAGGCCTATATGCAGGGGGATACGGATGAGGTCACCCTCGATATTTCGGACGGCGCCGCGCTGAAGCAGATCACCCATACCAACACCCTCATGGACCAGATCCGCAGCGGCGGCCTGCTGGTCTGGCCCATTCTGGCCATCGGCGTCTTTGCGATTCTCATCGCGGTGGAGCGGGTGTTTTTCCTCAAGGGGGTCCATGACAACACCGACGGGGTGATGGGCCGGGTCAACGACCTGGCGATGCAGGGCCGTTGGGAGGAGTGCGACGCCGTCGTCAAACAGAAAAAAGGGCGGCCGGTTTACGACGTCCTGGAGGCGGGGCTGTGCGCCCGGGGAGAAGATCGCGAAACGCTGGAGAGCATTCTTCAGGAGGCGATCCTGAAGGAACTCCCCCGGCTGGAACGGTTTCTGCCCATGCTCAACATGATGGGCGCCATCGCTCCGTTGCTGGGGCTGTTGGGCACGGTGACCGGCATGATCACCACGTTTCACGTCATTACGCTGTACGGCACGGGGGACCCGCGCATGTTGTCCGGCGGCATCTCCGAGGCCCTGGTAACGACGATGCTGGGCCTTTCCGTGGCCATTCCCATCATGCTCACCCACACCTTCCTGAGCCGGCGCGTCGAGCATGTGGTGGGCGACATGGAGGAAAAGGCCGTGGCGCTGACGAACATCATCTACCGGCAAACGGTTGTGGCGGAGCGCCGGGCTGTTTCCTGCGGCGTTCCCAATTAG
- a CDS encoding MotA/TolQ/ExbB proton channel family protein — translation MDFVAQVYAYLQPGGIVMFPLVISSVCMWVLIIDRVLYYRQLGRDDIPLRQAVGMLAAKAAPAGATGLRAGVVTAFLAERTGDRDLDKKILDRCAMRARPSIRRALALIATLAAVAPLFGLLGTVTGMITTFDVIALFGTGNPKAMAGGISEALITTQSGLTAAIPGLFMSTYLMRRAGRLEGRLDETVAVLKRHL, via the coding sequence ATGGACTTTGTGGCCCAAGTCTACGCGTACCTTCAACCGGGCGGGATCGTCATGTTCCCGCTGGTGATTTCCTCCGTGTGCATGTGGGTGCTCATCATCGACCGGGTCCTTTACTACCGCCAACTGGGCCGGGATGATATCCCGCTGCGGCAGGCCGTGGGGATGCTTGCGGCAAAAGCGGCGCCGGCCGGCGCCACCGGGCTCAGGGCCGGTGTGGTGACAGCCTTTCTTGCGGAGCGCACCGGAGACCGGGACCTTGACAAGAAGATCCTTGACCGCTGCGCCATGCGGGCCAGGCCGTCGATCCGCAGGGCCCTGGCGCTCATCGCCACCCTGGCCGCCGTGGCGCCCCTCTTCGGACTTTTGGGGACGGTAACCGGCATGATCACCACCTTCGACGTGATCGCCCTGTTCGGCACCGGCAACCCGAAAGCCATGGCCGGAGGCATTTCCGAAGCCCTGATCACCACCCAAAGCGGTCTGACGGCCGCCATTCCGGGGCTCTTCATGAGCACCTATCTCATGCGGCGCGCCGGCCGGCTGGAAGGCCGGCTCGACGAAACGGTCGCCGTGCTCAAGAGGCATCTATGA
- a CDS encoding ExbD/TolR family protein → MINVRQSIRGSQKTAEINMAPLIDLVFLLLIFFLVTTSFVKETGIDVERPRASTATLKEAGNILVGISAEGRVFLDSKEVDVRSVRAHIERCLAENPEGAVVIVADKQSITDMVIRVMDQCRLAGARNVSIAASCSDAEG, encoded by the coding sequence ATGATCAACGTTCGCCAATCCATCCGGGGGAGCCAAAAAACCGCCGAGATCAACATGGCGCCGCTCATCGACCTCGTGTTTCTGCTGCTGATTTTCTTTCTGGTCACCACGAGCTTTGTCAAGGAGACCGGCATCGACGTGGAGCGGCCCCGGGCGTCGACGGCGACCCTGAAGGAGGCGGGCAACATCCTGGTGGGAATCTCCGCCGAGGGCAGGGTCTTTCTCGATTCAAAGGAGGTCGATGTGCGGAGCGTCCGTGCCCATATCGAACGGTGTCTGGCGGAAAATCCCGAGGGTGCCGTGGTCATCGTCGCCGACAAGCAGAGCATCACGGACATGGTGATCCGAGTGATGGATCAATGCCGGCTGGCCGGAGCCCGTAACGTGAGCATCGCCGCTTCGTGCTCCGATGCCGAGGGATAA
- a CDS encoding energy transducer TonB — protein MDARTFRRAWIAVSGALLVNAFLLAMLPWPVRQKCVKPDLEVVMPVHLVQIRHTKPAPAGPEEPPPEQKEAPKAPEEIPAALPDVSIRRPVPDTSRMSLEVPSLNFEINANLAGGVAVAPPPAAVGPTVFASAAAKAIWDQGEVDQVPVPVSQVKPLYPYRARRLQLDGKVRVRFLVKEDGQVSGLEIVESVPPGVFDDSVRSALAKWRFSPGKVNGKPVCTRVATTIEFKFEDE, from the coding sequence ATGGACGCGAGGACTTTCCGCAGAGCCTGGATCGCCGTGTCGGGCGCGCTGCTGGTCAATGCCTTTTTGCTGGCAATGCTTCCTTGGCCCGTGAGGCAGAAGTGCGTCAAACCGGATCTGGAGGTGGTCATGCCGGTGCATCTGGTGCAGATCCGGCATACGAAGCCAGCGCCTGCCGGACCGGAGGAACCGCCGCCGGAGCAAAAGGAAGCGCCGAAGGCCCCGGAAGAGATTCCCGCTGCTTTACCTGACGTTTCGATCCGCCGGCCGGTGCCGGATACATCGCGGATGAGCCTGGAGGTTCCCTCGCTGAACTTCGAAATCAATGCGAACCTCGCCGGAGGGGTGGCAGTGGCGCCGCCGCCGGCGGCGGTCGGCCCTACCGTTTTTGCATCGGCGGCGGCCAAGGCCATCTGGGACCAGGGCGAAGTGGATCAGGTGCCGGTGCCCGTGTCGCAGGTAAAGCCGCTGTATCCGTACCGCGCCCGGCGGCTGCAGTTGGACGGAAAGGTCAGGGTGCGGTTTCTCGTCAAGGAAGACGGACAGGTGAGCGGGCTCGAAATCGTGGAATCAGTTCCGCCCGGCGTCTTCGACGACAGCGTGCGCAGCGCGTTGGCCAAGTGGAGATTTTCTCCCGGGAAAGTCAACGGCAAACCGGTTTGCACCCGGGTTGCCACTACGATCGAATTCAAGTTCGAGGATGAGTGA